A section of the Dehalococcoidales bacterium genome encodes:
- a CDS encoding aminoglycoside phosphotransferase family protein has product MDKGEMLARGRTAEVFAWKDNQVLKLFLEDWPVDSVEHEAQVTGAVHKAGLPAPAVEGTVEVEGRLGIVLERVDGPSMLQVLTSKPWRIGKLARTLAELHAAIHSCEMPELPSLREELGRGIREVELPEETKEAVLRHLEQLPDGNIICHFDFHPDNILMSSRGPVVIDWSNPRRGDPLADVASCSLLLRLAPLPQFMAGQWLINLLRARLHSIYLKRYLQLRPASREQIAAWELPLVTSRLLDNIPEEKALLLAFIEKTLSSQ; this is encoded by the coding sequence ATGGACAAGGGAGAGATGTTGGCCCGCGGGCGTACGGCCGAGGTATTTGCCTGGAAGGATAACCAGGTGCTGAAACTGTTTTTAGAGGACTGGCCTGTCGACTCGGTGGAACATGAAGCACAGGTGACCGGTGCAGTCCACAAAGCGGGACTACCTGCGCCCGCGGTGGAGGGGACAGTGGAGGTAGAAGGGAGGTTGGGAATCGTACTTGAACGGGTGGATGGACCCTCGATGCTGCAGGTGCTAACATCCAAACCGTGGAGAATCGGTAAATTAGCCCGTACATTAGCCGAACTACATGCGGCGATACATTCGTGCGAGATGCCAGAGCTTCCTTCACTAAGAGAGGAATTGGGAAGAGGTATCCGGGAGGTGGAGCTACCAGAGGAAACGAAGGAGGCAGTGCTAAGGCATCTCGAGCAACTGCCTGACGGCAACATAATATGCCACTTTGACTTTCACCCGGATAACATCCTGATGTCGTCACGCGGACCAGTGGTGATAGACTGGTCCAACCCAAGACGAGGCGACCCACTGGCGGATGTTGCCTCGTGCTCACTGCTCCTGCGTTTGGCCCCTTTACCGCAATTCATGGCCGGACAATGGCTGATAAACTTGCTCCGTGCCCGGCTTCACTCAATCTACTTGAAGAGGTATCTGCAGTTGCGACCAGCTTCTCGTGAGCAAATAGCGGCATGGGAACTACCACTGGTTACGTCGCGGTTACTCGACAACATTCCAGAAGAGAAAGCCCTGCTGCTGGCGTTTATAGAAAAGACCCTCTCGTCCCAATGA
- a CDS encoding MFS transporter, with protein MENRKEEPFDTTTGPGAFAGIDYVKITVFGFALTALWSSLHTIVLPLRLLDFVPEASKNTYLGYLTFAGLVLAMLVQPIIGARSDRSGFRWGRRKPYILVGAVATLLLLPGIGLWSSYALIFVFYCLLQVATNTAQGPYQGFIPDLVPTNKRGRASGVKSLLEVLGGAALVLLSGSFMDRYSPGDQAYWLWLTLGVLGAVLLVATLVTLLAVRERPGTSAPRTPLLPGLVRSFRINVKQEPDFAWFLVSRGVMTIPGVILQTFALYYLADVIGVDNPAAAAANLLIAVGVGLVVTVYLTGRLSDRVGRRPIVVASGLLGAVGVILLYFSHDLTTVLASGAVIGLANGALLSAAWALAADLAPRDAGARYLGLTNLALAAGSALARLIGPVIDFFNRYGENLGYSVMLLVCLVCFIAGSLLVLKVKRVR; from the coding sequence ATGGAAAACCGGAAAGAAGAACCTTTCGATACCACCACGGGTCCGGGGGCGTTTGCGGGGATCGACTATGTCAAAATCACCGTCTTCGGCTTTGCCCTGACCGCCCTCTGGTCGAGCCTGCACACCATCGTCCTGCCGCTGCGGCTCCTGGACTTCGTCCCCGAGGCGTCGAAGAACACCTACCTGGGGTACCTCACCTTCGCCGGCCTGGTGCTGGCGATGCTGGTACAGCCGATAATCGGTGCACGCAGTGACCGCTCCGGCTTCAGATGGGGCCGCCGCAAGCCATACATCCTGGTCGGCGCGGTGGCGACACTGCTCCTGCTCCCTGGAATCGGCCTCTGGTCGAGCTACGCCCTCATCTTCGTCTTCTATTGCCTCTTACAGGTGGCTACCAATACCGCCCAGGGCCCGTACCAGGGCTTCATCCCCGACCTCGTCCCGACAAATAAGCGGGGGCGGGCGTCCGGGGTGAAGAGCCTGCTCGAGGTACTGGGTGGTGCAGCCCTGGTGCTCCTGTCCGGCAGTTTCATGGACCGCTACTCACCGGGAGACCAGGCCTACTGGCTCTGGCTGACATTGGGCGTGCTCGGCGCCGTGCTCCTGGTGGCAACCCTGGTCACACTGCTGGCCGTCCGGGAACGCCCGGGAACCAGCGCACCCCGAACACCACTGCTGCCAGGCCTGGTCAGGAGCTTCCGGATTAACGTTAAACAGGAGCCGGACTTCGCCTGGTTTCTGGTATCTCGCGGGGTGATGACTATACCGGGCGTAATCCTGCAGACCTTCGCCCTGTACTACCTCGCCGACGTCATTGGTGTGGACAACCCGGCCGCTGCTGCCGCCAACCTCCTGATTGCCGTAGGAGTCGGCCTCGTGGTCACTGTTTACCTTACCGGACGACTTTCGGACAGGGTAGGACGCAGACCAATAGTGGTCGCCAGTGGGCTTCTCGGTGCCGTGGGGGTAATTCTGCTGTACTTCTCCCACGACCTCACGACAGTCCTTGCCTCCGGCGCCGTCATCGGGCTGGCCAACGGTGCTCTTCTGAGTGCCGCCTGGGCCCTGGCTGCCGACCTCGCCCCCAGAGATGCCGGGGCAAGATACCTGGGTCTGACCAACCTCGCACTGGCCGCCGGCTCCGCCCTGGCCCGTCTTATCGGCCCGGTTATCGACTTCTTCAACAGATACGGGGAGAACCTGGGTTATTCCGTGATGCTGCTGGTGTGCCTGGTGTGCTTTATTGCCGGCTCACTCTTGGTGCTGAAGGTGAAACGAGTTCGGTAG
- a CDS encoding VTT domain-containing protein codes for MSGATSRDGSTPDQQGNWLRRNYLSLLILLFVLAIAVGLFVFFQCNPEKVEKFESLGYVGAFLISMVTTATVILPSPGAVALFSLGATFNPLLVGLAAGVGGGIGEMTSYLAGYSGRGIWQNNRTYKNAGAWLQRWGSALVFVFAASPLPIDLVGIVAGNLRFPFWKFFIACWLGKTVQYLAMAYIGFWGWDALVSQQWDIRAMCIGAAGGAVALVLLLVALALERWTWKRGR; via the coding sequence ATGAGCGGTGCCACTTCCCGGGATGGGTCCACTCCTGACCAGCAAGGCAACTGGCTGAGAAGGAACTACCTTTCCCTGCTGATACTCCTTTTCGTTCTTGCCATTGCGGTTGGCCTCTTCGTCTTCTTCCAGTGTAATCCGGAGAAGGTCGAGAAGTTCGAAAGCCTCGGTTACGTCGGTGCTTTCCTTATCAGCATGGTCACCACTGCCACCGTCATTCTTCCCTCCCCCGGGGCCGTGGCGCTATTCTCGCTGGGGGCCACCTTCAACCCGCTGCTGGTCGGTCTGGCGGCCGGTGTGGGCGGCGGTATCGGCGAGATGACCTCCTATCTGGCCGGGTACAGCGGGCGGGGCATCTGGCAGAACAACAGGACCTATAAAAATGCCGGCGCCTGGCTTCAGAGGTGGGGGTCAGCGCTGGTCTTTGTCTTTGCCGCCTCCCCCCTGCCCATCGACCTGGTCGGCATCGTCGCCGGGAACCTCCGGTTCCCGTTCTGGAAGTTCTTTATTGCCTGCTGGCTGGGGAAAACCGTGCAATATCTTGCCATGGCATACATCGGGTTCTGGGGATGGGATGCCCTTGTCAGCCAGCAGTGGGACATAAGGGCAATGTGTATCGGGGCAGCAGGCGGCGCCGTCGCGCTGGTGCTGCTCCTTGTGGCGCTGGCACTTGAGAGATGGACCTGGAAGCGTGGCCGCTAG
- a CDS encoding HIT domain-containing protein, translated as MEHIWAPWRMEYIRMEKPAGCILCEKPAESTDAPNYIVHRAERNFIILNAYPYNPGHLLVAPYRHVAGLEEMTTEELHEHFELVTQCIRVLREALSPGGFNIGTNTGKVAGAGIADHIHTHIVPRWQGDVNFMPVVADTRVIPEALADTYRQLKDRF; from the coding sequence ATGGAGCATATCTGGGCCCCCTGGCGGATGGAGTATATTCGGATGGAGAAACCGGCCGGGTGCATTCTTTGTGAAAAACCCGCCGAAAGTACCGATGCGCCTAATTATATCGTACACCGGGCGGAAAGGAACTTCATCATCTTAAACGCCTATCCGTATAATCCGGGGCACCTCCTGGTGGCCCCCTACCGCCACGTGGCCGGTCTGGAGGAGATGACGACCGAAGAGCTCCACGAGCACTTCGAGCTTGTCACACAGTGTATCCGGGTGCTTCGGGAGGCACTTAGTCCCGGCGGTTTCAATATAGGGACCAATACCGGTAAAGTAGCCGGTGCCGGTATAGCCGACCATATCCATACCCATATCGTTCCCCGCTGGCAGGGGGATGTCAACTTCATGCCGGTGGTGGCGGATACCAGGGTCATACCCGAGGCACTGGCGGATACCTACCGGCAGTTGAAGGACAGGTTCTGA
- a CDS encoding MBL fold metallo-hydrolase gives MKSKDLSGETITFLGTGGARFMIISQMLASGGLWLNMSGTEILIDPGPGCIVQATRRKLKAENLSAIILSHRHLDHSADINIMVEAMTQGGFKNQGRLFAPADALEGEPVIFSYLKERLDGIELLEAGKSYTVGNVSFTTPVRHIHPVETYGMVFKTARHTFSCITDTRYFDGLTDYYKNELLVINVVFMEPRTPQSHPDTPIDHLSVPDVERIVSEIRPKAAILTHFGMGVWRNNPREIAEKLSEKTGVKVIAARDGMKFDLAELDADQAQPSST, from the coding sequence ATGAAGAGCAAGGACCTGTCCGGCGAGACGATTACGTTTCTGGGCACCGGTGGCGCCAGGTTCATGATAATCAGCCAGATGCTTGCTTCAGGCGGTCTCTGGCTGAACATGAGCGGCACCGAGATACTTATCGACCCCGGCCCCGGCTGTATCGTCCAAGCCACCAGGAGGAAGCTCAAGGCGGAGAATCTGAGCGCCATCATTCTGTCGCACCGCCACCTTGACCACTCGGCCGACATCAATATAATGGTCGAGGCGATGACCCAGGGCGGTTTCAAGAATCAGGGCCGCCTGTTTGCCCCGGCCGATGCCCTGGAGGGTGAGCCGGTAATCTTCTCCTACCTCAAGGAACGCCTGGACGGCATCGAGTTGCTTGAAGCCGGGAAGTCCTACACCGTGGGCAATGTCTCCTTCACCACGCCGGTACGCCACATACATCCGGTTGAAACCTACGGCATGGTCTTCAAGACTGCCCGTCATACCTTCTCCTGCATTACGGATACCCGCTACTTCGACGGCCTGACCGATTACTACAAGAATGAATTGCTGGTTATCAACGTGGTTTTCATGGAACCCCGCACCCCGCAAAGCCACCCCGATACACCCATCGACCACCTGTCTGTTCCTGATGTCGAACGTATTGTCAGCGAAATAAGGCCGAAGGCGGCCATACTGACGCATTTCGGGATGGGTGTCTGGCGGAACAATCCCCGGGAGATTGCCGAGAAGCTGTCCGAGAAGACCGGCGTGAAGGTTATCGCCGCCCGCGACGGCATGAAATTCGACCTCGCCGAACTGGATGCGGACCAGGCCCAGCCGTCCTCAACTTAG
- a CDS encoding TIGR03960 family B12-binding radical SAM protein: MTINKANLDKILHRVTRPARYTGGEWNSIVKDWAATPIRVALSYPDTYEVGMSNMALPILYGLLNGQPDVLAERVFAPWVDMAAAMRESDIPLFSLESKRPLAEFDIIGFSLGYELTYTNVLNMLDLAGIPVRAAERDDSHPLVIAGGSCALNPEPMADFIDVFVIGDGEEAVLELLDTFRHWKEETGTTKEQLLRRLAGISGVYVPGLYQVEYQTDGTLKSITPTAPEASPTVRRRIVAKLPAPPTAPVVPYIEVIHDRGAIEIQRGCTRGCRFCQAGIIYRPVRVRPPSEVLDAAEELVTGCGYNEVSLVSLSTSDYPGIDRLVTDLSRNLDDVTLSLPSLYINSFTVELMDSLVSRKKIGLTFAPEAGSERLRRVINKNISDDELFAALEAVFARGWKSLKLYFMLGLPEETREDVEDIVRLVDRIRALGRSTAGRTPQIRINISTFVPKPHTPFQWVAQTGEEELTTRQEVLKEGLRRKGTRLSWHDPGTSVLEAAMSRGDRRLGGVIYRAWQLGSVFDAWNEHFSYENWNTAFTEAGLDIDFYARRQRPPDEVFPWSHIDIGVTGEFLKREYERALAGKQTPDCREGACNACGLEESEPACQTKRR, from the coding sequence GTGACCATCAATAAGGCCAACCTCGATAAAATACTGCACCGCGTAACCCGGCCCGCCCGTTATACCGGCGGCGAGTGGAACAGCATCGTCAAGGACTGGGCAGCTACTCCCATTCGTGTCGCCCTCTCTTACCCGGACACCTACGAGGTGGGTATGTCCAATATGGCCCTGCCCATCCTCTATGGCCTGCTCAACGGCCAGCCTGACGTCCTCGCGGAGAGGGTGTTTGCCCCCTGGGTGGACATGGCGGCCGCGATGAGGGAATCCGACATTCCCCTGTTCAGCCTGGAATCGAAACGCCCACTGGCTGAGTTCGACATAATTGGTTTCTCCCTGGGCTACGAGCTGACCTATACCAACGTACTGAACATGCTGGACCTGGCGGGAATCCCGGTCCGTGCCGCCGAGAGGGACGATTCCCACCCGCTGGTGATTGCCGGCGGTAGCTGCGCCCTTAACCCGGAGCCGATGGCGGACTTCATTGACGTCTTCGTTATTGGTGATGGTGAGGAAGCAGTACTGGAACTGCTGGATACCTTCCGGCACTGGAAGGAGGAGACCGGCACCACCAAGGAGCAATTACTCCGCCGTCTGGCCGGCATTTCCGGCGTTTACGTACCGGGTCTGTACCAGGTTGAGTATCAGACCGATGGTACCCTGAAGAGCATCACCCCAACGGCACCGGAGGCCAGCCCGACCGTCCGGCGGCGCATCGTAGCCAAGCTTCCGGCCCCGCCCACCGCGCCGGTGGTACCCTACATCGAGGTAATACACGACCGTGGCGCAATCGAGATACAGCGCGGCTGCACTCGCGGCTGCCGTTTTTGCCAGGCCGGCATCATATACCGTCCGGTAAGGGTGAGACCTCCGTCAGAGGTGCTGGACGCGGCCGAGGAACTGGTAACCGGCTGCGGCTACAATGAGGTCTCCCTGGTCTCGCTGAGCACCAGTGACTACCCCGGGATCGACCGGCTTGTCACCGACCTCTCCCGGAACCTCGATGACGTCACCCTGTCATTGCCCAGCCTCTATATCAACAGCTTCACCGTGGAGCTGATGGACTCGCTCGTGTCGCGCAAGAAGATAGGTCTTACCTTCGCTCCGGAAGCAGGTAGCGAGAGGCTGCGGCGGGTCATCAACAAGAACATCTCAGACGACGAACTATTCGCGGCCTTAGAGGCCGTCTTTGCCAGGGGCTGGAAGAGTCTCAAACTTTACTTCATGCTCGGACTTCCCGAAGAGACCAGGGAGGATGTCGAGGACATTGTCCGACTGGTGGACAGAATCCGGGCCCTGGGCAGGAGCACGGCGGGCCGGACTCCCCAGATAAGGATTAACATCTCCACATTTGTACCCAAGCCGCACACGCCGTTCCAGTGGGTGGCCCAGACAGGCGAAGAAGAACTGACCACCCGGCAGGAAGTGCTCAAAGAGGGTCTTCGGCGGAAGGGTACGCGGCTTTCCTGGCATGACCCCGGGACCAGCGTGCTCGAAGCCGCGATGTCGCGAGGGGACAGGCGGCTGGGAGGGGTTATTTACCGTGCCTGGCAGCTCGGCTCCGTCTTTGACGCCTGGAACGAGCACTTCAGCTATGAGAACTGGAATACTGCTTTTACCGAAGCCGGACTTGACATTGATTTCTACGCCCGAAGGCAGCGTCCCCCGGACGAGGTGTTCCCCTGGTCACATATCGACATCGGCGTGACCGGCGAATTCCTGAAGAGAGAATACGAACGTGCCCTGGCAGGCAAGCAGACTCCGGACTGCCGTGAGGGCGCTTGCAACGCCTGTGGGCTGGAGGAATCAGAGCCGGCCTGTCAAACGAAAAGGCGATAG
- a CDS encoding SDR family oxidoreductase, producing MTLPCFSLEGQVAAVTGGRQGIGRAIALTFAEAGADVAVCDFVIEDGKLDEVAEEIRGLGRRALAVRADVSVKQDIDNLAREAAEKLGPVDILVNNAGISSGTPLLSIEEEEWDRVIDIHLKGCYLCCKAFAPGMIERKKGSIVSLASVEGIRCVRESANPYPGAKAGIMMLTRGLAWELGPHGVRVNAIAPGLIRTQMTSGMWDFDGPDFKTNLEQLSGANAAPATQEDAAGMLDQLLARRIPMARMAEPEEIASAALFLVSGAASYVTGHTLLVDGGLLA from the coding sequence GTGACGTTACCCTGTTTCTCACTTGAAGGTCAGGTTGCCGCAGTTACCGGAGGCAGGCAGGGAATAGGCCGGGCAATAGCCCTGACCTTTGCCGAGGCGGGCGCGGACGTTGCCGTTTGTGACTTCGTTATCGAGGATGGCAAGCTGGATGAAGTGGCCGAGGAAATCCGTGGGCTGGGCCGGCGTGCCCTGGCGGTACGGGCAGATGTGTCCGTGAAGCAAGATATCGATAACCTGGCACGAGAGGCGGCAGAAAAGCTTGGCCCGGTTGATATTCTTGTTAATAACGCCGGCATCAGCAGCGGTACACCCCTGCTCTCTATCGAAGAGGAGGAGTGGGACCGCGTCATTGACATCCATCTCAAGGGCTGTTACCTCTGCTGTAAAGCTTTTGCCCCCGGGATGATAGAGCGGAAGAAGGGAAGCATCGTCAGCCTGGCTTCCGTGGAAGGGATACGGTGTGTCAGGGAAAGTGCCAATCCCTACCCCGGTGCTAAGGCGGGCATTATGATGCTCACCAGGGGACTGGCCTGGGAGCTGGGGCCCCACGGGGTACGGGTGAACGCAATTGCCCCCGGCCTCATCAGGACTCAGATGACAAGCGGTATGTGGGACTTCGATGGCCCGGACTTCAAGACGAACCTGGAGCAACTATCCGGGGCTAATGCAGCCCCGGCTACTCAGGAAGACGCCGCCGGAATGCTGGACCAGTTACTTGCCCGGAGGATACCGATGGCCAGGATGGCCGAGCCGGAGGAAATCGCCAGCGCCGCTCTGTTCCTGGTCTCCGGGGCTGCCAGCTATGTCACCGGACACACCCTGCTCGTCGACGGCGGTCTGCTGGCCTAA
- a CDS encoding DNA gyrase C-terminal beta-propeller domain-containing protein, with product MVLVTRLGEVKKTALDKFAAVRSSGLIAMDVEDGDELVASRVATDQEEIVLVTETGQSIRFAVSGIRASSRTSGGVRGIRLAAGDRVVGAGIARPKTYFLVITKQGHGKLTPIDDYPKQHRGGGGVRTFKIVEKTGGIADARLVTRSQEVMFISANGIVVRTPVKDITVQGRSTQGVILMRMSEGDKVVALAHMDIA from the coding sequence ATGGTGCTGGTTACCCGCCTTGGAGAGGTAAAGAAAACGGCTCTGGATAAGTTCGCCGCTGTACGCAGCAGTGGTCTCATTGCCATGGACGTGGAGGATGGGGACGAACTCGTGGCCAGCCGTGTGGCTACTGACCAGGAAGAAATCGTCCTGGTGACCGAAACCGGGCAGTCGATAAGGTTTGCCGTATCCGGCATCCGGGCCAGCTCCCGGACAAGTGGTGGTGTTCGGGGTATCCGTCTGGCCGCAGGTGACCGGGTCGTCGGCGCCGGTATTGCCCGACCCAAGACATACTTCCTGGTTATCACCAAACAGGGCCACGGAAAGCTTACGCCTATCGATGATTACCCCAAACAGCACCGTGGCGGTGGTGGCGTCCGGACATTTAAGATAGTTGAAAAGACCGGCGGTATCGCTGATGCCAGGCTGGTCACCCGGTCGCAGGAAGTGATGTTTATCTCCGCCAACGGTATTGTCGTTCGCACACCGGTCAAGGATATCACGGTCCAGGGCAGGAGCACTCAGGGAGTGATACTGATGCGAATGAGCGAAGGCGATAAAGTAGTGGCTCTGGCCCACATGGATATCGCCTGA
- the gyrA gene encoding DNA gyrase subunit A — MVLGKIRPVSIEDEMRSSYLDYAMSVIVSRALPDVRDGLKPVHRRILYAMNEMGMNSNTPYKKSARIVGEVLGKYHPHGDQSIYDAMVRMAQDFSMRAMLVDGQGNYGSVDNDPPAAMRYTEARLTAIAEEMMADIDKETVDFSPNFDESLKEPVVLPARVPNLLVNGSSGIAVGMATNIPPHNLSEVCDAVACLIDNPRATIDELTEFVKGPDFPTGGVILGEEGIKSAYATGRGRIVVRAKAYLGDASETGQRQIIITELPYQVNKAALVEKIASLVSSKKITGISELRDESDRQGMRVVIQLKREAQPQKLLNNLYKYTQLQTTFAANILALVDGQPRVLSLKEALQYFIDFRREVVTRRSRFELKKARSRAHILEGLKIALDNIDKVIATIRKSRTTENARQNLMSEFSLSQVQADAILEMPLRRLATMERNKVLEEYTEVLKNISYLEGLLANPGRVLRVVKEELEKLKTEFSDERRTEISTEGVAEFREEDLIPHQHMAVILSNRGFIKRVPTRAYRSTHRGAKGIIGITTREEDAVRLLAVADTHDNLLLLTNKGRCFSLKCYELPPESSRVSKGTAVINLFSILDNEKVTDRAVVP, encoded by the coding sequence ATGGTTCTGGGGAAAATCAGGCCGGTAAGCATCGAAGATGAAATGAGGAGTTCGTACCTCGATTATGCGATGAGCGTAATCGTTTCCCGCGCTCTGCCGGACGTGCGGGATGGGTTGAAGCCGGTACACCGTCGTATCCTCTACGCCATGAACGAGATGGGTATGAACTCCAACACACCCTACAAGAAGAGCGCGCGTATTGTCGGTGAGGTGCTGGGTAAGTACCACCCCCATGGTGATCAATCTATCTACGATGCCATGGTGCGCATGGCACAGGACTTCTCCATGCGGGCGATGCTCGTTGACGGGCAGGGTAATTACGGCAGCGTGGACAATGACCCTCCCGCGGCAATGCGCTACACCGAGGCTCGCCTGACCGCGATTGCCGAGGAGATGATGGCCGACATCGACAAAGAGACCGTCGACTTCAGTCCCAACTTCGATGAAAGTCTCAAGGAGCCTGTTGTCCTGCCGGCACGTGTTCCCAATCTGCTGGTTAACGGCAGCTCCGGTATTGCCGTGGGCATGGCCACCAACATCCCCCCGCACAACCTGAGCGAGGTGTGTGACGCCGTTGCTTGCCTGATTGACAACCCCAGGGCAACGATTGACGAGCTGACCGAGTTTGTCAAGGGTCCTGACTTCCCTACCGGTGGTGTTATCCTCGGTGAAGAAGGTATTAAGAGTGCCTACGCTACCGGGCGGGGCAGGATAGTGGTACGGGCCAAAGCGTATCTGGGGGACGCCTCCGAGACCGGTCAGCGTCAGATAATTATTACCGAGTTACCCTACCAGGTGAACAAGGCTGCGCTGGTTGAAAAAATTGCTTCCCTGGTATCCAGCAAGAAAATTACCGGTATCAGTGAGTTGCGTGATGAGTCTGACCGGCAGGGAATGCGCGTCGTTATCCAGTTGAAGCGGGAAGCACAACCGCAGAAATTGCTCAACAACCTTTATAAGTACACCCAGCTCCAGACTACCTTCGCTGCCAATATACTGGCGCTGGTGGACGGCCAGCCCCGGGTGCTCAGTCTCAAAGAGGCGCTCCAGTACTTCATAGACTTCCGCCGCGAGGTTGTTACCCGCCGCTCGCGGTTCGAGTTGAAGAAGGCCAGGAGCCGGGCCCATATTCTGGAGGGCCTGAAGATAGCCCTTGATAATATCGACAAGGTGATTGCCACCATCAGGAAGTCGCGTACCACTGAGAATGCCAGACAGAACCTGATGAGCGAATTCAGCCTGTCACAGGTACAGGCGGATGCCATCCTTGAGATGCCGTTGCGCCGCCTGGCCACTATGGAACGGAACAAGGTGCTCGAAGAGTACACCGAGGTGCTGAAGAACATTTCCTACCTGGAGGGCCTGCTGGCTAATCCCGGAAGGGTACTGAGAGTGGTGAAGGAGGAGCTTGAAAAGCTCAAGACCGAGTTCAGCGACGAGCGCAGGACCGAGATAAGCACCGAGGGTGTTGCCGAGTTCCGGGAAGAAGACCTCATCCCTCACCAGCATATGGCCGTGATTCTCAGTAACCGGGGCTTCATCAAACGTGTACCGACCCGTGCCTACCGGTCCACGCACCGTGGTGCCAAGGGCATTATTGGCATAACTACCCGGGAGGAGGACGCCGTCAGGCTGCTGGCGGTGGCGGATACCCATGACAACCTGCTCCTGCTCACCAACAAGGGCAGGTGTTTCAGCCTTAAATGTTACGAATTGCCACCGGAAAGCTCCCGGGTGAGCAAAGGAACGGCGGTTATTAACCTCTTTTCCATATTAGATAATGAGAAGGTTACTGATAGGGCGGTCGTGCCGTAA
- a CDS encoding tetratricopeptide repeat protein, with protein MLYQEEDGSRLRRQMSKQAITLAMEGKWREAVAVNQSIIETFPDDVEALNRLGRAHLELGEYSLSEEAYRRTGEIDPHNVISRKNLQRLSRLKETAIGATAVADRMKPQSFIEETGKAGVVRLVDPAPPEVVVRIAAGDQVQLRIDGSTLVAENNAGEYLGKVEPGYGQRLARLAQGGNRYSAAIVRSTEDAISIIIREVYQHPSQVGRLSFPAQGLSGGRTGIGDRALRREMEQEESVTDDPGYTVVGGGEETELLVEESPDDDDVDEEL; from the coding sequence ATGTTGTACCAGGAAGAGGACGGGTCGCGACTCAGGCGGCAGATGAGTAAACAGGCTATTACCCTGGCCATGGAAGGTAAGTGGAGGGAGGCGGTAGCCGTCAACCAAAGCATTATCGAGACGTTTCCCGATGACGTCGAGGCGCTTAATCGTCTCGGCCGGGCGCATCTGGAACTGGGAGAGTACTCTCTCTCCGAGGAGGCCTACCGGCGTACCGGGGAAATAGACCCTCACAACGTTATTTCCCGGAAGAACCTGCAGCGCCTGTCACGCCTCAAAGAGACTGCCATCGGTGCCACGGCGGTAGCCGACAGGATGAAACCGCAATCCTTTATTGAGGAAACAGGTAAAGCGGGGGTGGTCCGGCTGGTTGACCCGGCCCCACCGGAGGTAGTGGTCAGGATTGCGGCCGGCGACCAGGTGCAACTGCGCATAGACGGTTCTACACTGGTAGCAGAGAACAACGCCGGGGAGTATCTCGGGAAGGTCGAGCCCGGTTACGGGCAGCGACTCGCCCGATTAGCGCAGGGCGGCAACAGGTACTCCGCCGCCATAGTCAGATCCACCGAGGATGCAATAAGTATAATCATCCGGGAGGTATACCAGCACCCCAGCCAGGTGGGACGCCTTTCCTTTCCTGCTCAAGGGCTCTCTGGCGGGCGTACTGGTATCGGCGACCGCGCACTCCGGCGTGAGATGGAACAGGAGGAAAGTGTCACCGACGACCCGGGGTATACGGTGGTCGGAGGTGGCGAGGAGACCGAACTGCTGGTTGAAGAGTCTCCCGATGATGACGATGTCGACGAAGAACTATAG